In one Stenotrophomonas maltophilia genomic region, the following are encoded:
- a CDS encoding dienelactone hydrolase family protein — translation MNAWRCGVAMVLGLAALPAWAAMKTQPVEWTHQGTTFSGVLVYDDGDSDKRPGLVMVPNWKGVNASAVEKAKQLAGDDYVVLVADVYGKGVRPKTDAEAGPVATALRNDRPLLRARALEAVNVLKAQAGKVPLDASRIGAVGFCFGGTTVLELARAGAPLAGVVSLHGGLGSPLPAQAGGAHPSVLVLNGADDRSVTAADIASFQNEMNAAKVDWEFTNYSGAVHCFAERDANNPPGCQYNERAAKRAWKALDEFFEERFEKR, via the coding sequence ATGAATGCATGGCGTTGCGGTGTGGCGATGGTCCTGGGTCTGGCGGCGCTGCCGGCGTGGGCGGCGATGAAGACCCAGCCGGTGGAGTGGACGCACCAGGGCACGACCTTCAGCGGGGTGCTGGTCTATGACGACGGGGACAGTGACAAGCGCCCCGGACTGGTGATGGTGCCGAACTGGAAGGGTGTGAACGCATCGGCGGTCGAGAAGGCCAAGCAGCTGGCCGGCGATGATTACGTGGTGCTGGTGGCCGATGTCTATGGCAAGGGTGTGCGGCCGAAGACCGATGCCGAGGCAGGGCCGGTCGCCACCGCGTTGCGCAACGACCGGCCGCTGCTGCGTGCGCGTGCGCTGGAGGCGGTGAATGTGCTCAAGGCACAGGCCGGCAAGGTGCCGCTGGATGCCAGCCGCATCGGTGCGGTCGGCTTCTGCTTCGGCGGTACCACCGTTCTGGAGCTGGCCCGCGCGGGCGCGCCGCTGGCCGGCGTGGTCAGCCTGCATGGTGGGCTGGGCTCGCCGCTGCCGGCGCAGGCCGGTGGAGCGCATCCCTCGGTGCTGGTACTCAATGGTGCCGATGACAGGAGCGTGACCGCGGCCGACATCGCCAGCTTCCAGAACGAGATGAATGCCGCCAAGGTCGACTGGGAATTCACCAACTACAGCGGTGCCGTGCATTGCTTTGCCGAGCGTGATGCCAACAATCCGCCGGGGTGCCAGTACAACGAACGGGCGGCGAAGCGCGCGTGGAAGGCACTGGATGAGTTCTTCGAGGAGCGCTTCGAGAAGCGCTGA
- a CDS encoding bifunctional aspartate kinase/diaminopimelate decarboxylase: MSASPLVDRWIVLKFGGTSVSRRHRWDTIGKLAKKRAEETGSRVLVVVSALSGVTNELTAIADGAADSRDRVAALVERHEAFLVELGLGREVLAERLAALQGLLDDPRAATRPLDWQADVLGQGELLSSTVGAAYLRASGLDMGWMDARHWLDALPPQPNQSDWSQRLSVNCQWRSDADWAQRFRAQPTRLLITQGFISRHADGGTAILGRGGSDTSAAYFGALLGASRVEIWTDVPGMFSANPKDVPDARLLTRLDYYEAQEIATTGAKVLHPRSIKPCRDAGVPMAILDTERPELPGTSIDGNAAPVPGVKAISRRNGIVLVSMEGIGMWQQVGFLADVFALFKKHGLSVDLIGSAETNVTVSLDPSENLVNTDVLAALSADLSQVCKVKVIVPCAAITLVGLGMRSLLHKLSDVWATFGRERVHMISQSSNDLNLTFVIDEADADGLLPILHAELIDSGAMPVEETEVFGPRWREIAGTVRPRGTPWWRGQRAHLLQLADAGTPRYVYHLPTVRARARALAAIKPIDQRYYAIKANSHPAILQLLESEGFGLECVSHGELKHVFQHLPELSPRRVLFTPSFCPRSEYEAAFALGVTVTVDNVEALQRWPDLFRNRELWLRVDLGRGEGHHAKVRTGGKESKFGLPIARVDEFVRAATELGSRVVGLHAHLGSGVETPQHWRLMCDELAGFARRIGSVQTIDIGGGLPIPYSDEDEPFDLDAWAAGLAEVKALHPAFRLAIEPGRYLVAESGVLLTHATQVVEKDGVRRVGLDAGMNTLMRPALYDAWHDIENLSRQGGYAEAAFDVVGPICESSDVFGKRRKLPVSTAPDDVMLIADAGAYGYVMSNTYNQRALPREDVIE, encoded by the coding sequence ATGTCAGCTTCCCCCCTTGTCGATCGTTGGATCGTACTGAAGTTCGGCGGCACCTCGGTGTCGCGTCGCCATCGCTGGGACACGATCGGGAAGCTGGCGAAAAAACGCGCGGAAGAGACCGGCTCGCGCGTGCTGGTGGTGGTTTCGGCGCTGTCCGGGGTGACCAACGAGCTGACCGCGATCGCCGACGGTGCGGCGGACAGCCGTGATCGCGTCGCCGCGCTGGTCGAACGCCACGAGGCATTCCTGGTCGAGCTGGGCCTCGGCCGCGAAGTGCTGGCCGAGCGTCTGGCCGCCCTGCAGGGCCTGCTGGACGATCCGCGCGCGGCCACCCGGCCGCTGGACTGGCAGGCCGACGTGCTGGGCCAGGGTGAACTGCTGTCCTCGACCGTGGGCGCGGCATACCTGCGCGCGTCCGGGCTGGACATGGGCTGGATGGATGCCCGGCACTGGCTGGATGCACTGCCGCCGCAGCCGAACCAGAGCGACTGGTCGCAACGCCTGTCGGTGAACTGCCAGTGGCGCTCGGACGCGGACTGGGCGCAGCGCTTCCGTGCGCAGCCGACCCGCCTTCTGATCACCCAGGGCTTCATTTCGCGGCACGCGGACGGTGGCACTGCCATCCTCGGCCGTGGCGGTTCGGACACCTCGGCGGCGTACTTCGGTGCGCTGCTCGGTGCCAGCCGGGTGGAAATCTGGACCGACGTGCCGGGCATGTTCAGCGCCAATCCCAAGGATGTGCCGGACGCGCGCCTGTTGACCCGCCTGGATTACTACGAGGCGCAGGAAATCGCCACCACGGGTGCCAAGGTGCTGCATCCGCGCTCGATCAAGCCGTGCCGCGATGCCGGTGTACCGATGGCGATCCTCGACACCGAGCGCCCCGAGCTTCCAGGTACCAGCATCGACGGCAATGCCGCGCCGGTACCGGGCGTGAAGGCAATCAGTCGTCGCAACGGCATCGTGCTGGTGTCGATGGAAGGCATCGGCATGTGGCAACAGGTCGGCTTCCTGGCCGATGTGTTCGCCCTGTTCAAGAAGCACGGCCTGTCGGTGGACCTGATCGGTTCGGCCGAAACCAATGTCACCGTGTCTCTGGATCCGTCGGAGAACCTGGTCAACACCGATGTGCTGGCCGCGCTGTCGGCCGACCTGTCGCAGGTGTGCAAGGTCAAGGTGATCGTGCCCTGTGCGGCGATCACCCTGGTCGGGCTGGGCATGCGCTCGCTGCTGCACAAGCTGTCGGATGTGTGGGCCACGTTCGGCCGTGAGCGCGTGCACATGATCTCGCAGTCGTCCAACGACCTGAACCTGACCTTCGTCATCGATGAGGCCGATGCCGATGGCCTGCTGCCGATCCTGCATGCGGAACTGATCGACAGCGGCGCCATGCCGGTGGAGGAAACCGAGGTGTTCGGCCCGCGCTGGCGCGAGATCGCCGGCACGGTTCGCCCGCGCGGCACGCCCTGGTGGCGCGGCCAGCGGGCACACCTGCTGCAGCTCGCCGACGCGGGCACCCCGCGCTACGTCTATCACCTGCCGACCGTGCGGGCGCGTGCCCGCGCGCTGGCTGCGATCAAGCCGATCGACCAGCGTTACTACGCGATCAAGGCCAACAGCCACCCGGCCATCCTGCAGTTGCTGGAGTCGGAGGGTTTCGGCCTGGAGTGCGTTTCGCATGGCGAGCTGAAGCATGTGTTCCAGCACCTGCCGGAACTTTCGCCCAGGCGTGTGCTGTTCACCCCCAGCTTCTGCCCGCGCAGTGAGTACGAGGCCGCGTTCGCACTGGGCGTGACCGTCACCGTCGACAACGTCGAAGCCCTGCAGCGCTGGCCGGACCTGTTCCGCAACCGCGAGCTGTGGTTGCGCGTGGACCTGGGGCGCGGCGAAGGCCACCACGCCAAGGTCCGCACCGGCGGCAAGGAGTCCAAGTTCGGCCTGCCGATCGCCCGCGTCGATGAGTTCGTCCGTGCCGCCACCGAACTGGGCAGCCGGGTGGTCGGCCTGCACGCCCACCTGGGCAGCGGCGTGGAAACCCCGCAGCATTGGCGCCTGATGTGCGATGAGCTGGCAGGCTTCGCCCGCCGCATCGGCAGCGTGCAGACGATCGACATCGGCGGTGGCCTGCCGATTCCGTACAGCGACGAGGACGAGCCCTTCGATCTGGACGCGTGGGCTGCCGGCCTGGCCGAGGTCAAGGCGTTGCACCCCGCATTCCGCCTGGCCATCGAGCCGGGGCGCTACCTGGTGGCCGAGTCCGGCGTGCTGCTGACCCATGCCACCCAGGTGGTGGAGAAGGACGGCGTGCGCCGCGTCGGCCTGGATGCCGGCATGAATACGCTGATGCGTCCGGCCCTGTACGACGCTTGGCACGACATCGAGAACCTCAGCCGCCAGGGCGGGTACGCCGAGGCGGCATTCGATGTCGTCGGCCCGATCTGCGAGTCCAGCGATGTGTTCGGCAAGCGGCGCAAGCTGCCGGTGTCCACCGCGCCGGACGACGTGATGCTGATTGCTGACGCTGGCGCCTATGGCTACGTGATGTCCAACACCTACAACCAGCGGGCGCTGCCGCGCGAGGATGTGATCGAGTGA
- a CDS encoding SMI1/KNR4 family protein, whose product MNLVDQFLSGLMPRLPADDAAQWAHVQGASAGDLQRLRAQWPQVPDSLVALLSRVDGTHFRRYPEGEVCVLMLGSDVEGGGYPYYLRSVAQIFEDQRHWDDSIRSIYEEWLDDEPEILGDGIDADVPMNRRLCFSHCMNNGGTSMLYLDFDPAPGGSVGQVVRYLHDPDSYAVIAPGFDAYLQRLIDGDYAFIEEA is encoded by the coding sequence ATGAACCTTGTCGATCAATTCCTGTCCGGCCTGATGCCGCGCCTGCCCGCCGACGATGCTGCGCAATGGGCGCATGTCCAGGGCGCCAGCGCCGGAGACCTGCAACGCCTGCGTGCGCAGTGGCCGCAGGTACCTGACAGTCTGGTTGCGCTGCTGTCGCGCGTGGATGGCACGCATTTCCGCCGGTATCCCGAGGGCGAGGTCTGCGTGCTGATGCTCGGCTCGGACGTGGAAGGCGGCGGATACCCCTACTACCTGCGCTCGGTCGCACAGATCTTCGAGGATCAGCGGCACTGGGACGACAGCATCCGCTCGATCTACGAAGAATGGCTGGACGACGAACCGGAGATTCTCGGCGACGGCATCGATGCCGATGTACCGATGAATCGCCGCCTGTGCTTCTCGCACTGCATGAACAACGGCGGCACCTCGATGCTGTACCTGGATTTCGACCCGGCACCGGGTGGCTCCGTCGGCCAGGTGGTGCGCTACCTGCATGATCCGGACAGCTATGCGGTCATCGCGCCCGGCTTCGATGCGTATCTGCAGCGGTTGATTGACGGCGACTACGCGTTCATCGAGGAAGCGTAG
- the murD gene encoding UDP-N-acetylmuramoyl-L-alanine--D-glutamate ligase: MKISQLEGKRVALWGWGREGRAAFAVLRARLPALPLSLFCPAAEADAARAETQGSLEVHGEPSAEALAAFDVVIKSPGISPYQPIAVAAAARGTRFIGGTALWFAEHAADDGIVHDTVCVTGTKGKSTTSALVAHLLRAAGHRTGLVGNIGLPLLEVLDPQPAPEYWAVELSSYQTGEVARSGARPQVAVVLNLFPEHLDWHGSEQRYIEDKLQLVTDAAPCIAVLNAADPHLAELTLPHSQVVWFNQPQGWHMRGDIVHRGEQAVFDTRNTPLPGRHNRGNLCAVLAALEALGLDAAALAPAVQDFRPLPNRLQRIGVADGLTYINDSISTTPHASLAALECFSGQRIALLVGGHDRGLDWTDFMQHMAHDVPPVEIVTMGSNGPRIHAMLQPLADAGRFGLHAAVDLPEAMALARAALGQQGGVVLLSPGAPSFGAYRDYVARGRHFAELAGFDPDSISAIPGLGIA, encoded by the coding sequence GTGAAGATTTCTCAGCTTGAAGGAAAGCGCGTCGCGCTGTGGGGCTGGGGGCGTGAGGGCCGTGCCGCATTCGCGGTGCTGCGTGCACGCCTGCCGGCGTTGCCGCTGAGCCTGTTCTGTCCGGCCGCCGAAGCCGATGCGGCGCGCGCGGAAACGCAGGGGTCACTGGAGGTGCATGGCGAGCCTTCGGCCGAGGCGCTGGCCGCGTTCGACGTGGTGATCAAGTCACCCGGCATCAGTCCCTACCAGCCGATCGCGGTGGCCGCGGCGGCACGGGGCACGCGTTTCATCGGGGGCACCGCGCTCTGGTTCGCCGAGCATGCCGCTGACGACGGCATCGTCCATGACACCGTGTGCGTGACCGGTACCAAGGGCAAAAGCACCACCAGCGCGCTGGTCGCGCACCTGCTGCGTGCGGCCGGTCATCGCACCGGCCTGGTCGGCAACATCGGCCTGCCGCTGCTGGAAGTGCTGGACCCGCAGCCGGCGCCTGAGTATTGGGCGGTGGAACTGTCCAGCTACCAGACCGGCGAAGTGGCGCGCAGTGGCGCGCGACCGCAGGTGGCGGTGGTGCTGAACCTGTTCCCCGAACATCTGGACTGGCATGGCAGCGAACAGCGCTATATCGAGGACAAGCTGCAGCTGGTCACCGATGCCGCTCCGTGCATCGCCGTGCTCAATGCCGCCGATCCGCATCTGGCGGAACTGACGCTGCCGCACAGCCAGGTGGTCTGGTTCAACCAGCCGCAGGGTTGGCACATGCGTGGCGACATCGTGCATCGTGGCGAACAGGCGGTGTTCGATACACGCAATACGCCGCTGCCGGGCCGCCACAACCGCGGCAACCTGTGTGCGGTGCTGGCCGCGCTGGAAGCGCTGGGCCTGGACGCGGCGGCGCTGGCGCCGGCCGTGCAGGATTTCCGTCCGCTGCCCAACCGGCTGCAGCGCATCGGCGTGGCCGATGGGCTGACCTACATCAACGATTCGATCAGCACCACGCCGCACGCCAGTCTGGCGGCGCTGGAGTGCTTCAGCGGCCAGCGCATCGCGCTGCTGGTGGGCGGGCATGACCGCGGCCTGGACTGGACCGATTTCATGCAGCACATGGCGCACGATGTGCCGCCGGTGGAGATCGTGACCATGGGCAGCAACGGCCCGCGCATCCACGCGATGCTGCAGCCGCTGGCCGATGCAGGTCGATTCGGGCTGCATGCGGCCGTCGACCTGCCGGAGGCCATGGCGCTGGCACGCGCTGCGCTGGGCCAGCAGGGCGGGGTGGTGCTGTTGTCACCGGGCGCGCCGAGTTTTGGGGCCTACCGCGATTACGTTGCGCGCGGACGTCACTTCGCCGAGCTGGCCGGATTCGATCCGGACAGCATCAGCGCGATTCCGGGCCTGGGCATCGCCTGA
- the murL gene encoding UDP-N-acetyl-alpha-D-muramoyl-L-alanyl-L-glutamate epimerase translates to MTAFDKHQVSRFRFVRCEFAADSGVARLVYAFDDGPEMVETITVPGAPFVLDPARAAAVQRALQLLHLIAGVSYYKAGVPEIVSIDSYAIDADTAALVEAIYLNGLGEFAYRNGLNLRGRFRLPVQGEPVQAPEVGLQPHALVAIGGGKDSLVSIEALRRAGVDETVTWIGGSQLIRACAERTGLPTLNLGRALAPELFELNRQGAWNGHIPVTAVNSAIMVLAALLQGVDQVVFSNERSASYGSQIPGTGEVNHQWSKGWAFEQAFGSHVQAHVAADLQYYSLLRPMSELAVARQFAKSDFYDAHFSSCNRNFHILGERPVNRWCGVCPKCHFVFLALAPFMPKTRLVRIFGRNLLDDVEQAGGFDALLEFQDHKPFECVGEGRESRAAMATLAQRPEWKEDALVKRFCNEIQPQLDAAELELAPMLQLQGEHRIPAALWERVREDFSA, encoded by the coding sequence ATGACTGCTTTCGACAAACACCAGGTCTCCCGTTTCCGCTTCGTCCGCTGCGAATTTGCCGCGGACAGCGGCGTGGCACGTCTGGTCTACGCCTTCGATGATGGCCCCGAGATGGTGGAAACCATCACCGTTCCCGGCGCCCCGTTCGTCCTCGACCCGGCGCGCGCCGCTGCCGTGCAGCGAGCGCTGCAGCTGCTGCACCTGATCGCCGGCGTCAGCTACTACAAGGCCGGCGTGCCGGAGATCGTCAGCATCGACAGCTACGCCATCGATGCCGATACCGCGGCGCTGGTGGAAGCGATCTACCTCAACGGCCTGGGCGAGTTCGCCTACCGCAACGGCCTCAACCTGCGTGGCCGCTTCCGCCTGCCGGTGCAGGGCGAGCCGGTGCAGGCACCGGAGGTGGGCCTGCAGCCGCATGCGCTGGTCGCCATCGGTGGCGGCAAGGATTCGCTGGTCAGCATCGAAGCGCTGCGACGGGCGGGTGTGGACGAGACGGTCACCTGGATCGGCGGTTCGCAGCTGATCCGTGCCTGCGCCGAACGCACCGGCCTGCCGACGCTGAACCTGGGCCGCGCGCTGGCGCCGGAGCTGTTCGAGCTCAACCGCCAAGGGGCGTGGAACGGCCATATCCCGGTGACCGCGGTGAACTCGGCGATCATGGTGCTGGCAGCCCTGCTGCAGGGCGTGGACCAGGTGGTGTTCTCCAACGAACGCTCGGCCAGCTACGGCAGCCAGATTCCGGGCACCGGCGAGGTGAACCACCAGTGGTCCAAGGGCTGGGCGTTCGAGCAGGCCTTCGGCAGCCATGTGCAGGCGCACGTGGCCGCAGACCTGCAGTACTACTCGCTGCTGCGACCGATGTCGGAACTGGCGGTGGCCCGCCAGTTCGCCAAGAGCGACTTCTACGACGCGCATTTCTCCAGCTGCAACCGCAACTTCCATATCCTCGGCGAGCGCCCGGTGAACCGTTGGTGTGGCGTCTGCCCGAAGTGCCATTTCGTGTTTCTGGCGCTGGCCCCGTTCATGCCCAAGACCCGCCTCGTGCGCATCTTCGGTCGCAATCTGCTGGACGATGTCGAGCAGGCCGGTGGCTTCGACGCGCTGCTGGAGTTCCAGGATCACAAGCCGTTCGAGTGCGTGGGCGAAGGTCGTGAATCGCGTGCAGCGATGGCGACCCTGGCGCAGCGACCGGAGTGGAAGGAAGATGCGCTGGTGAAGCGCTTCTGCAACGAGATCCAGCCGCAGCTCGACGCGGCCGAACTGGAGCTGGCGCCGATGCTGCAGCTGCAGGGCGAGCACCGCATTCCGGCTGCGCTGTGGGAACGGGTGCGTGAAGATTTCTCAGCTTGA
- a CDS encoding polyprenyl synthetase family protein, with product MTITEDTRPALGLPQIQSLAAADMAAVDALIRRRLSSDVVLINQIADHIISAGGKRLRPMLVMLAGHAVGHAGPEHHQLAAIIEFIHTSTLLHDDVVDESSLRRGRSTANALWGNAPSVLVGDFLYSRSFQLMVELDRMPVMRILADTTNRIAEGEVLQLLHVHNPDTDEAAYLRVIERKTAVLFAAGTRLGALASGVDEATQQALYDYGMHLGYAFQIADDVLDYSANAEELGKNLGDDLAEGKATLPLIHAMAHSDDATRERLRTIVQEGDASAMPEVLAAIHATGGLDYSRRRAEEYAERAERALDGLGDNDAVAALRGLARYAVQRTH from the coding sequence ATGACCATCACCGAAGACACCCGCCCCGCCCTGGGCCTGCCCCAGATCCAGTCGCTTGCTGCGGCCGACATGGCCGCCGTCGACGCCCTGATCCGGCGCCGGCTGTCCTCGGACGTCGTGCTGATCAACCAGATCGCGGACCACATCATTTCCGCCGGCGGCAAGCGCCTGCGGCCGATGCTGGTGATGCTGGCCGGTCATGCGGTCGGCCATGCCGGCCCCGAGCACCACCAGCTGGCGGCGATCATCGAGTTCATCCACACCTCCACCCTGCTGCACGATGACGTAGTGGACGAATCCAGCCTGCGGCGCGGCCGCAGCACCGCCAATGCCCTGTGGGGCAACGCACCGAGCGTGCTGGTTGGCGACTTCCTGTACTCGCGCAGTTTCCAGCTGATGGTCGAGCTGGACCGCATGCCGGTGATGCGGATCCTGGCCGACACCACCAATCGCATCGCCGAAGGCGAAGTGCTGCAGCTGCTGCACGTGCATAACCCGGATACCGACGAAGCGGCCTACCTGCGCGTGATCGAGCGCAAGACCGCCGTGCTGTTCGCTGCCGGCACCCGCCTGGGCGCGCTGGCCAGCGGCGTGGACGAAGCCACCCAGCAGGCGCTGTACGACTACGGCATGCATCTGGGCTACGCCTTCCAGATCGCCGATGACGTGCTGGATTACTCGGCCAACGCCGAGGAGCTGGGCAAGAATCTGGGCGACGACCTCGCCGAAGGCAAGGCAACGCTGCCGCTGATCCATGCCATGGCCCACTCCGACGACGCCACCCGCGAGCGCCTGCGCACCATCGTGCAGGAAGGCGATGCGTCGGCAATGCCGGAAGTGCTGGCCGCGATCCACGCCACCGGCGGCCTGGACTACAGTCGCCGCCGGGCCGAGGAATACGCAGAGCGCGCCGAGCGTGCGCTCGACGGGCTGGGCGACAATGATGCCGTCGCCGCTCTGCGTGGACTGGCCCGCTACGCGGTGCAGCGCACGCATTGA
- a CDS encoding alpha-glucosidase family protein, which produces MSHYPWWRGAVIYQIYPRSFLDANGDGVGDLPGIIQRLDHIATLGVDAIWISPFFKSPMADFGYDIADYRDVDPLFGSLEDFDRLLAKAHGLGLKVMIDQVLSHTSIEHAWFRESRQDRSNPKADWYVWADPREDGTPPNNWLSLFGGCAWQWEPRREQYYLHNFLVDQPDLNFHNPQVQQATLDNVRFWLDRGVDGFRLDAINFCFHDAKLRDNPAKPADKRVGRGFSPDNPYAYQYHYFNNTQPENLPFLERLRALLDQYPGAVSLGEISSEDSLATTAEYTRDGRLHMGYSFELLVDDYSAAYIRETVSRLEAAMTEGWPCWAVSNHDVERAVTRWGGHPADPRLARMLVALLSCLRGSVCLYQGEELGLAEAEVPFEALQDPYGITFWPNFKGRDGCRTPMPWTDAPLAGFTTGQPWLPIPAGHRAAAVAVQDADPQSVLAAFRAFLGWRRHQPVLQHGSIRFLDSSEPVLLFERMLADETLLLAFNLSGEAVTHPLPAGRWQQMDVPGPDAGTVQGGELQLPPRAVFCARRS; this is translated from the coding sequence ATGTCGCACTATCCATGGTGGCGCGGAGCCGTCATCTACCAGATCTATCCGCGCAGTTTCCTTGACGCCAACGGCGACGGGGTCGGTGACCTGCCAGGGATCATCCAGCGCCTGGACCACATCGCCACGCTGGGTGTGGATGCCATCTGGATCTCGCCGTTCTTCAAGTCGCCGATGGCCGATTTCGGCTATGACATCGCCGATTACCGCGACGTCGACCCGCTGTTCGGCAGCCTGGAGGACTTCGACCGCCTGCTGGCCAAGGCCCACGGCCTGGGGCTGAAGGTGATGATCGACCAGGTCCTCAGCCATACGTCGATCGAGCACGCGTGGTTCCGCGAGAGCCGCCAGGATCGCAGCAATCCGAAGGCCGACTGGTACGTCTGGGCCGACCCGCGTGAGGACGGCACGCCGCCCAACAACTGGCTGTCGCTGTTCGGCGGCTGCGCCTGGCAGTGGGAACCGCGCCGCGAACAGTACTATCTGCACAATTTCCTGGTCGACCAGCCGGACCTGAACTTCCACAATCCGCAGGTGCAGCAGGCCACGCTGGACAACGTGCGGTTCTGGCTGGACCGTGGCGTGGATGGCTTCCGCCTGGATGCGATCAACTTCTGCTTCCATGACGCGAAGCTGCGCGACAACCCGGCCAAGCCCGCTGACAAGCGCGTTGGCCGAGGCTTCAGCCCGGACAACCCGTACGCATACCAGTACCACTACTTCAACAACACGCAGCCGGAGAACCTGCCGTTCCTGGAGCGGCTGCGCGCGCTGCTCGACCAGTACCCCGGTGCGGTCAGCCTGGGTGAGATCTCCTCGGAGGATTCGCTGGCCACCACCGCCGAGTACACCCGCGATGGCCGCCTGCACATGGGTTACAGCTTTGAACTGCTGGTGGACGACTACAGCGCGGCCTACATCCGCGAGACTGTCTCGCGCCTGGAAGCCGCGATGACTGAAGGCTGGCCGTGCTGGGCGGTGTCCAACCACGATGTGGAGCGCGCGGTCACCCGCTGGGGCGGCCATCCGGCCGATCCGCGCCTGGCGCGCATGCTGGTGGCGCTGCTGAGTTGCCTGCGCGGCTCGGTCTGCCTGTACCAGGGCGAGGAACTGGGCCTGGCCGAGGCCGAGGTGCCGTTCGAGGCGCTGCAGGATCCCTACGGCATCACCTTCTGGCCGAACTTCAAGGGCCGCGATGGCTGCCGCACTCCGATGCCGTGGACGGATGCGCCACTGGCCGGTTTCACTACCGGCCAGCCGTGGTTGCCGATTCCGGCCGGGCACCGGGCAGCGGCCGTCGCGGTGCAGGACGCTGACCCGCAGTCGGTGCTGGCGGCCTTCCGGGCGTTCCTGGGCTGGCGTCGCCATCAGCCCGTCCTGCAGCATGGCAGCATCCGGTTCCTTGACAGCAGTGAGCCAGTGCTGCTGTTCGAGCGTATGCTTGCAGATGAAACCCTCCTGCTGGCCTTCAACCTGTCGGGCGAGGCGGTGACCCATCCGCTGCCGGCCGGCCGTTGGCAGCAGATGGATGTGCCGGGCCCGGATGCGGGCACGGTGCAGGGTGGCGAACTCCAGCTGCCGCCGCGTGCGGTGTTCTGCGCACGACGCAGCTGA